The Vigna angularis cultivar LongXiaoDou No.4 chromosome 9, ASM1680809v1, whole genome shotgun sequence DNA window TTCCAGGATCAATTTAAGATTCAGAGAGATGAGACATGAAAAACAATTCTCTTACTTCGATCGATCATGCTAAGTGATGTCACATTATAGGCTAAAGTCTAATGTCTTTTATGGCTAGAATGTGTATAATTATGACAGGATATGGTTAAAATGAGTTTTAACTATCATGTACTTTGAAAGATTTTAACTTAATAAAGGCGTGTTGGCTGATTAATATCGTTGTTTACTCAGCATCTAATATTCGCGCTTGTTTGAGATGATTAGTGGGAAAGGTGCAAGCATTAAGTGTTTAAGCACGATTTACCTGCATGCTGataaattgaaagaaatttAGGTAATCCTTCATCATCTCTGTTACAAACCTCATCTTGTAAGAAATAATTTACCCTCTCGTATGTTCAACTGTGAATGGAAATGTTTCTGCTACTGCTAGAATGTGCTAAATGTTTACGAAGAATGATCATTGGTTGATTAATTTCTATGCTGACACATTTTCTTTTGATGATCAGTCGTTGTCAAACAGTATTGAAGGGGGAACCAAATGGTTGGTCAACAAAATAAAAGGTTTGTATTTCTTATCTAATCAGTACTCGAACATTCATCCTACAAGTGTTGCTGTAAAAGATTTCACTTAATTTATCCACGTAATGCCATGTAAAAGAGTTGACAGAAAGTAGATCAAAACATACTCTGTTCTGGTGAATCTATTCTTTTGTAATGTGGATACTGACATCAATGTTTTATCTATACCTGTATGGTGTCTCTGGAATGGAAGACAGAACTGAAACTGGTAATGGGTAACAGTATCCAAGAGGACCTGCATACACCCTCACTCATAGCCTCCTATTTTTCACCTCTCCTTTATATATGCATACTAGTCCATATTTCCCTCCAGCTGTGTTGAGTGCCTTACACTCGGTTTACATTAATAATTTCCTTCCTCGAATTTCATTTCCTCTTGATAATCACTTTTCCAGTATGTTGCATTAACCTTTCCTTTTACAATTTTGGTTATATGGTCTACTATCTTTACTTCTATAATCTGGATAACATAATTTATCTAAACACATTAATGATGTCAAACCACCAATACTTCTGCCTTATTTCTCCATTTCTTGAATGTTTCATTACTCGAGCACATGATTTAAATTCTCATGGTGCCATTTGACATATCACTGTTAGTATTTATCAAATACAGACAGATATCTTCCTTGAAGGTCACACAAAAGTACATTAATATCATTATTGTAGTGTTACTTAGAGTTTTAATTTGGAATTTACAACcgatgaaaatgaaatttgtatttgaaattaataattcaGGTTGCATACAGTCTTTCTATCCAATCATTATTTCTTAAGTTATAAATTGCATGCTTATTGAGTCTCAATGtattactaattatttattgggtatttgGGTTTACCATCCCACTTTCATGGATTTTGGAAACATGCTTAACTCTTATCAACCCTTTTCAACATATATTTACTTTCATCATAATACTTGAGGAAAGGTAATAAAATTGGAATGTCATCCCTGATATCccgtttttattttaattgatattacGTTTGAGCTCTCACAGAAATCACGTTACAGGGAAGATGCAAAAGCCATTACCAGAGTTGCTAAAGGAGTATGATCTACCAATTGGAATCTTTCCTCGTGATGCAACAAACTATGAATTCAATGAAGAGACTAGGAAGCTCATCGTTTACATTCCTCAGGTATGTGAAGTAGGCTACAAGGATTCATCAGTCTTGCGTTTCTTCACCACTGTGACCTGTTATTTGGAGAAAGGAAAGCTAGCAGAGATAGAAGGAATGAAGACAAAAGTGTTGATCTGGGTGAAAGTGACAACCATTATGTCAGAGGGATCAAAACTTTATGTGACAGCTGGCATGAAGAAAACAAGGAGTAGGGAAGCATATGAGTTTACAAGAGATGGTGTATGCGTAGATAAGTTCTAAAACCTTGCATCATGTTTGTTAATAGCTTTTACAATCAGTTAAATCCCTGTTTGTTCTTGTGGGCTCTTTCTATCTCTTTTTGCGTGAATGGTTATTGTAATTTGCAAGTAGTATTCAAATATGCACTTCAAATATTGCCCTTTTACTTGAACGTTGTAATTTGGTGCAAGTGAAACGTCCCTTTCGTCCTTGATCATCTAGGGTATGTTTGGTTTTCTGTCAGGAGATCTCCAATGAccatttaaaaagtaaaatttaaaaagccTTTTCAGTGAATTTCAGTTGAGTCCAATTGTAAATTGAGATGTCTTAATTTAAAAGCTCAATTTGAAATGGAAGGATTGGAACGGTTGCTTTTGGAATCTCAGTTAGTCAAATGagattttcattaaaatttagaTGGAGTTGTAAACAACATGGATACTGATCACAGAATACCAGCGTTCAGTACAGATTACAAATTAACCCACAGATTCAAAATCAACGTGCCTACAATGTACTATACTGTCATGTTAGTGAAGATGTTTTTGCATAAATGGAATATGAGCAGTGCTTACCCCAACTCTACAAATCTACAACTATTTGATTatacagattttttttattaattaggaAATGTTAAGAAAAACTCTGACTTTAATATGGTTAAgaactttaagtttaattcatttcTAAAGAGCTGATTGGTTTTTAAGATAaagtttacatttatttataatgtaaatttgttttatttttagtctgATGTGAGATTTCTAATAAAGATCtcgtttatatatttttactgtTATT harbors:
- the LOC108346930 gene encoding uncharacterized protein At5g01610 codes for the protein MDQVFNKVGSYWFNQKATSQLNSVGDDINSLSNSIEGGTKWLVNKIKGKMQKPLPELLKEYDLPIGIFPRDATNYEFNEETRKLIVYIPQVCEVGYKDSSVLRFFTTVTCYLEKGKLAEIEGMKTKVLIWVKVTTIMSEGSKLYVTAGMKKTRSREAYEFTRDGVCVDKF